TGATTTCCTCTACCACGGTCAATACAACTTTTTCATCTATTTCATGCAATTCTTCGAGATAACCAAACAATAACAAACGATCACACAATGTATTGATTATCCTAGGAATACCCTCGGTAAAATTAAATATTTCAATAAAAGCACTCTTGGTAAATTTGGGATCTTCCTTCCAACCAGAAAGTTTTAAGCGGTGAAGGATATATGCTTCAGTTTCTTCTAAATCCAAAGGCCGCAAGTGGTACGTTGCAATAACACGCTGTCTTACTTGCGAGAGGTGTTCCGCCTGCAGCAAAAGCCGAAATTCGTCTTGACCCAAAAGAAAAGCTTGAAACAACGGCTTGCCTTCTACTTCGTAGTTGGAAAGCATGCGCAACTCTTCCAATGACTGACGAGGTAAATTCTGGGCCTCGTCCACTACCAGCAGAACACGCTTTCCGAGACTGGCTTGTTCTTTAAAAAAATCTTCTAGATTAGTCAATAAAGTAGCCTTAGCATCGCCATCGTAAGAAAGGCCAAATGTCGCCGAAATTATCCTGAGCGTGTCCTCCGCCCCTACCTGAGAAGTTACCATTAACCCTGCAACAATATTTTCTTCTCTTAAGGAATTAAACAATGCTTTGACAAGCATGGTTTTACCCGTCCCAGGTTCTCCTGTGACAACAATAAACCCCTCCCCCTGAGCAAGGCCATATCGAAGATATGCCAAAGCTCTTTTATGGACAGGGCTATTGAAAAAAAACTCGGGATCTGGAGTTAGCTGAAAAGGCTTTTTTTCTAATTTATAAAATTTTGTATACATATTAGAAAGTCATTGTTAGCCCGGCGAGGCCGCGGTTTTCTATATACTCTTGATCTTTATCAGTGGATTTCTGTTGCTGTCGCCGGTATTCAATATAAGCGCTAAAATCGGGTGTCAACCGGCGTATCAAACGAAAAGAGGAGGTCCAATAATAGTTGGTACCTTTGGTGTTTAACAGGGTTATATCTTCAAATTTGGTTTTTTGCCATAACACACTTACATTCGTAAAAGTCCGCCTTCCGAACCGCCACAGCCAACTTCCATTAATTCCTAAAATTCGAGAATTTATATCAGTTTCTTGAAATTTCCTTTTCGCCGCATAAGCATTTAAGTTAATTGATGTCTTCGCTGTATTGCCAGTAAAGGAAATTTGACCGCGTTTACGAATAATAACATCGTCTACTAATGGGATATTTCCAATGTCAACCTCGCTAACAGCCTGCTGTTGGACAATTAATGCTTGGGTTGTTGTAGCCGACTCAATATATTGAGCACTCCACACAGTACGCCGAGTGCGATGCCGGAAAATTCCCTGGTAAACGTTACCGGTGACGGTTCCCACCCTGTTATGACGATAAATTGCTTGTAAAAAGGTTCTTCTGGTAGGCTCCAGGGTAATGGAGGCAAAACTGTTACGTCCCCACCCGCCTTCAAGCTTTAAATACCGGCTAGGCTTCCAGGCAGCTCCGAATGTATAGAAAAAACCATTTTTATTATTGTTATTTTGATTGTTGT
The sequence above is drawn from the Methylothermaceae bacteria B42 genome and encodes:
- a CDS encoding ATPase: MYTKFYKLEKKPFQLTPDPEFFFNSPVHKRALAYLRYGLAQGEGFIVVTGEPGTGKTMLVKALFNSLREENIVAGLMVTSQVGAEDTLRIISATFGLSYDGDAKATLLTNLEDFFKEQASLGKRVLLVVDEAQNLPRQSLEELRMLSNYEVEGKPLFQAFLLGQDEFRLLLQAEHLSQVRQRVIATYHLRPLDLEETEAYILHRLKLSGWKEDPKFTKSAFIEIFNFTEGIPRIINTLCDRLLLFGYLEELHEIDEKVVLTVVEEIKQETPDQSELKITKKTEAESPVFSELSPNNTQAYSNPDLVDRINKLERCIIDLQKTVQKERALLRKAILIQLDMDSAYEQIPDLSGSNRETPSDG